One uncultured Gellertiella sp. genomic window carries:
- a CDS encoding EAL domain-containing protein translates to MTFPHHTEEEFQSLLRRLDLALDASNIGVWEHSLTKSEVTWDQRMHKLYATDMTSPVMPVEIWMKAIHPEDLDAANADFEAAALNKASYLSQFRIIWPNGEIRHIRSKANYYIDAQGDPAFIGVEWDVTADVELNRALAQQQQIAEERAEALQATRAQIEYAAEHDYLTGLPNRRAFDRYCQRIAAEMSVQHFAMMHIDLDRFKQVNDELGHDVGDLVLRNAANAIAAARGPQDFAARMGGDEFLLIVVNESDLTRLKQRADRIIAEISRGIEVNGERVTTGASIGIAANPRRSVQTLLRDSDLALYSAKRLGRGQSQLFTSELTQKYHADRRLLSEFRQALVQGAVLPHYQVQCDARSRETIGLEALARWQHPQRGLLLPEQFLQLATDSAIIDQLDAAILKCVLADIRAWEARGLKVPVISVNVSARRLASAELLADLDNLDIAPGSICFEIETTAELFQPGSRVHTHLRAARARGIEIAVVNLGSGHSSLEALIAARPDRVKLDRQLVWPITGDQEQLHMIRSLVDLAHAFGMAVTAQGVETAEHAEILRNLGCDTLQGYGFGQPAAPDTIDLKSTRVKRDFKG, encoded by the coding sequence ATGACGTTCCCGCACCATACGGAGGAAGAATTCCAGTCGCTGCTGCGCCGCCTCGATCTGGCGCTGGACGCGTCCAATATCGGCGTCTGGGAACATAGCCTCACCAAGAGTGAGGTCACCTGGGACCAGCGCATGCACAAGCTCTATGCAACCGACATGACATCGCCCGTCATGCCGGTCGAAATCTGGATGAAAGCCATTCATCCCGAAGATCTCGATGCCGCCAATGCGGATTTCGAGGCCGCTGCCCTCAACAAGGCCTCCTATCTCTCGCAATTCCGGATCATCTGGCCGAATGGCGAGATCCGGCATATCCGCTCCAAGGCCAATTATTATATTGATGCCCAGGGCGATCCGGCCTTTATCGGGGTCGAATGGGATGTGACGGCGGATGTGGAGCTGAACAGGGCGCTTGCCCAGCAACAGCAGATCGCCGAGGAGCGTGCCGAAGCCCTTCAGGCCACCCGTGCGCAGATCGAATATGCCGCCGAGCACGACTATCTGACCGGCTTGCCGAACCGCCGCGCCTTTGACCGCTATTGCCAGCGCATTGCGGCGGAGATGTCCGTCCAGCATTTCGCGATGATGCATATCGATCTCGACCGTTTCAAGCAGGTCAATGACGAACTCGGTCATGATGTCGGTGATCTCGTGCTGCGCAATGCCGCCAATGCCATTGCCGCCGCACGCGGCCCGCAGGATTTCGCAGCCCGCATGGGGGGTGACGAATTCCTGCTGATCGTCGTCAATGAAAGCGACCTCACCCGCCTCAAGCAGCGCGCCGACCGGATCATCGCCGAGATTTCCCGGGGGATCGAAGTCAATGGCGAGCGGGTGACCACCGGGGCCTCGATCGGCATTGCCGCCAATCCCCGGCGCAGCGTGCAGACGCTGCTGCGCGATTCCGATCTGGCGCTTTATAGCGCCAAGCGCCTGGGGCGCGGCCAGTCGCAGCTCTTCACTTCGGAACTGACGCAGAAATACCATGCCGACCGCCGCTTGCTGAGTGAATTCCGGCAAGCGCTTGTTCAGGGGGCGGTCCTGCCGCATTACCAGGTCCAGTGCGATGCCCGCAGCCGCGAGACGATCGGGCTCGAGGCGCTGGCCCGCTGGCAGCATCCGCAAAGAGGCCTGCTGCTGCCGGAACAGTTCCTGCAGCTGGCCACCGACAGCGCAATCATCGACCAGCTCGATGCGGCGATCCTGAAATGCGTTCTGGCCGATATCCGCGCCTGGGAAGCGCGCGGGCTCAAGGTTCCCGTGATCTCGGTCAACGTGTCGGCACGGCGGCTCGCTTCGGCGGAGCTTCTCGCCGATCTCGACAATCTGGATATCGCGCCCGGCAGCATCTGCTTCGAGATCGAGACCACAGCCGAGCTTTTCCAGCCGGGCAGTCGTGTTCACACCCATCTGCGGGCGGCCCGGGCAAGGGGTATCGAGATTGCGGTGGTCAATCTCGGCAGTGGCCATTCCTCGCTGGAGGCGCTGATTGCGGCCCGTCCCGACCGGGTCAAGCTCGACCGGCAACTGGTCTGGCCGATCACCGGCGACCAGGAACAGCTGCACATGATCCGCTCGCTTGTCGACCTCGCCCATGCCTTCGGCATGGCTGTCACCGCACAGGGCGTGGAAACAGCGGAACATGCCGAGATCCTGCGCAATCTCGGCTGTGATACGTTGCAGGGCTATGGATTTGGACAACCGGCGGCACCTGACACCATTGATTTGAAATCGACACGGGTTAAACGCGATTTTAAAGGTTGA
- a CDS encoding alpha/beta hydrolase: MRQQRLETALPGAGHPPSALAALPVAIDSCPGLFVPAGGEARDQAVLFVSPWGFEEMTTRKFWRVTAEHFSQSGLASLRFDLPGTANALDGAGDATLRDWQEAIVTAAERLRALSGASRILIVAQGLGAALAATVWHRLGSLSGVALIAPVLSGRLYLRELAVWARITDGQPDPEKELKEGRGFRISGFRLPDGIHAGIRAFDIGAMPPPPCPDLLVAARPDRPQEQLFGEAVQAKGLRVKAVSHDGHDRLVGNLNFSEQPQALIHDLVAWSAGLVPDRLDPPALPEVPLRLEGNGFVETPVRFGDGGRLLGTLCEPPGGPRTGATVVLLSTAYHPSAGWGRIGADAARRLARDGVASLRFDAANAGDSPPLSGAPEQILYSDAQLLDVAAALDLVESRGLLPAIVAGRCSGGYLAFRSLLGDLRLKGAVSANPYFFFWDGRKNIEDLLRFVPQSLGNYGTKLFQASTWLRILKGEIAVKHALVNISGAVAKRLLHMSETVLQALPFLSPDYREVQQAFTQLQERRAALSLLYAEGDPGLANLVHHFGERGQKIARFANVSLGFIADTDHNLSTPEAREIFIAGVLAMARRFPPAG; this comes from the coding sequence TTGAGACAACAACGACTTGAGACGGCGCTTCCGGGTGCCGGCCATCCTCCGTCGGCCCTGGCGGCGCTGCCCGTCGCCATCGACAGCTGCCCCGGCCTCTTCGTGCCTGCCGGGGGTGAAGCCCGCGATCAGGCCGTGCTGTTCGTCAGCCCCTGGGGTTTCGAGGAGATGACCACCCGGAAATTCTGGCGGGTAACGGCGGAACATTTCAGCCAGAGCGGCCTTGCCAGCCTGCGCTTCGATCTTCCCGGCACCGCCAACGCCCTTGATGGTGCGGGCGACGCCACGCTTCGCGACTGGCAGGAGGCCATCGTCACAGCGGCGGAACGGCTGCGGGCACTGTCCGGCGCAAGCCGCATCCTGATCGTGGCGCAGGGCCTCGGGGCAGCACTTGCCGCCACCGTCTGGCATCGCCTGGGCAGCCTGTCCGGCGTGGCGCTCATTGCCCCCGTCCTCTCCGGTCGTCTCTATCTGCGCGAACTTGCCGTCTGGGCCCGGATCACCGATGGCCAGCCGGATCCGGAAAAGGAACTGAAGGAAGGTCGGGGATTCCGGATTTCGGGATTCCGCCTGCCCGACGGCATTCATGCCGGTATCCGCGCCTTCGACATCGGCGCAATGCCCCCGCCACCCTGCCCGGACCTGCTGGTGGCTGCCCGCCCGGATCGCCCGCAGGAGCAGCTTTTCGGCGAGGCCGTGCAGGCGAAGGGGCTGCGGGTGAAGGCGGTTTCCCATGATGGCCATGACCGGCTGGTCGGCAACCTGAATTTTTCCGAACAACCGCAGGCGCTGATCCATGATCTGGTCGCCTGGTCTGCAGGTCTGGTGCCCGATCGCCTCGATCCACCCGCCTTGCCCGAAGTGCCGCTGCGGCTTGAAGGCAATGGCTTTGTCGAAACGCCGGTCCGCTTCGGCGATGGGGGTCGCCTGCTTGGAACCCTGTGCGAACCGCCTGGGGGGCCACGCACCGGAGCAACCGTCGTCCTGCTGTCAACCGCCTATCATCCAAGCGCCGGATGGGGCCGGATCGGAGCCGACGCGGCACGGCGGCTGGCACGCGACGGCGTCGCCTCGCTGCGCTTTGACGCGGCCAATGCCGGCGACAGCCCGCCGCTGTCAGGCGCGCCGGAACAGATTCTTTATTCGGACGCCCAGTTGCTGGATGTTGCAGCGGCTCTCGATCTTGTCGAGAGCCGGGGCCTGCTGCCTGCCATCGTCGCGGGGCGGTGCAGCGGCGGCTATCTGGCATTCCGCAGCCTGCTTGGCGATCTCAGGCTGAAGGGCGCGGTCTCGGCCAATCCCTATTTCTTCTTCTGGGACGGCCGGAAGAATATCGAGGACCTGCTGCGCTTCGTGCCGCAATCGCTCGGCAATTACGGCACGAAGCTGTTTCAGGCATCGACCTGGCTGCGCATCCTCAAGGGTGAGATTGCCGTGAAACACGCGCTGGTCAATATCTCCGGTGCGGTCGCCAAGCGCCTGCTGCATATGTCGGAGACCGTGCTGCAGGCGCTGCCCTTCCTGTCGCCGGATTACCGGGAAGTTCAGCAGGCCTTCACGCAATTGCAGGAACGCCGGGCAGCCCTCAGCCTGCTTTATGCCGAGGGCGATCCGGGCCTGGCCAATCTCGTCCACCATTTCGGTGAGCGCGGGCAAAAGATCGCCCGCTTTGCCAATGTGTCGCTCGGCTTCATCGCCGATACCGACCACAATCTTTCGACCCCTGAGGCCCGCGAGATCTTCATCGCCGGGGTGCTCGCCATGGCAAGGCGTTTTCCGCCCGCCGGGTGA
- a CDS encoding polysaccharide biosynthesis C-terminal domain-containing protein, producing the protein MARSIVTKSLFNAAAGMTMLITGFASSIITARLLGPEANGLVAYAFWLTTTGTLIAGLGCDVLFARMLPQLAAKGYDARQRLGFAAFMAQFVVLVTLIILGLFLLLSQTSEHPIWSFGTPDVVIVTALLFLLQAIGTLTVHVLVGEQRPDIFLRLTLISAALQVPVTIYGALHYGAAGALAGYVASYLVMFLYAARLLLVKPDRCGAPVAELAKASLYISLGTIIESIFLNRIELTFLQHYMGIHTVGFYAIGLTLANLALQLPVQLSGALVPYYTELAHQHGGRKLPVHLFEDVIRILAYVTLPIAFGLAALATDLVRDIFGAEFASAGPVVALLGLSAPFSVFAAISTKYLFACGQEKPRTIIGFIGALIISLGCYFVVPGFGGEGAAAVRIVMLAAMCVLMVLRMNFDGSLLPMYASLAKIATAAVGCAVVAHGVATAISGVPGTAAAILSGALSYFLLLRLLRAVPPKDAGGLMTMAQRLPGRWALLAARFTMLIAGIRQQDPLH; encoded by the coding sequence ATGGCCAGAAGCATTGTCACCAAATCGCTGTTCAATGCCGCTGCCGGCATGACCATGCTGATCACCGGCTTTGCCTCATCGATCATCACCGCGCGCCTGCTCGGGCCGGAGGCCAACGGCCTTGTTGCCTATGCCTTCTGGCTGACGACGACGGGAACGCTGATTGCCGGACTTGGCTGCGACGTGCTGTTTGCCCGGATGCTGCCGCAACTGGCTGCAAAGGGTTATGACGCCCGTCAGCGTCTCGGCTTTGCCGCCTTCATGGCACAGTTCGTGGTGCTGGTGACCCTGATCATTCTCGGGCTGTTCCTCCTGCTCAGCCAGACGTCGGAACACCCCATCTGGAGTTTCGGCACGCCCGATGTGGTGATCGTCACGGCCCTGCTCTTCCTGTTGCAAGCCATCGGCACGCTGACGGTGCATGTGCTGGTTGGCGAGCAACGGCCAGACATCTTCTTGCGCCTGACGCTGATTTCGGCGGCGCTGCAGGTGCCGGTCACCATTTATGGTGCGCTCCACTATGGGGCGGCAGGTGCCCTTGCCGGCTATGTCGCGAGCTATCTGGTGATGTTCCTCTATGCCGCACGCCTGCTGCTGGTGAAACCGGATCGCTGTGGGGCCCCGGTGGCGGAACTGGCGAAAGCCTCGCTCTACATCTCGCTCGGCACGATCATCGAATCGATTTTCCTCAACCGCATCGAACTGACCTTTCTGCAACATTACATGGGCATCCACACCGTCGGCTTCTATGCCATCGGCCTGACACTGGCCAATCTTGCGCTGCAATTGCCGGTCCAGCTTTCCGGTGCGCTGGTGCCCTACTATACCGAACTTGCCCATCAGCATGGGGGCCGGAAGTTGCCGGTGCATCTGTTCGAGGACGTGATTCGCATCCTTGCCTATGTGACCCTGCCGATTGCCTTCGGGCTGGCAGCGCTGGCGACCGATCTGGTGCGCGATATTTTCGGGGCGGAATTTGCCTCGGCCGGCCCGGTTGTCGCCCTGCTGGGCCTCAGTGCGCCGTTTTCGGTCTTTGCCGCCATCAGCACCAAATACCTGTTTGCCTGCGGGCAGGAAAAACCCCGCACGATCATCGGCTTCATCGGGGCACTGATCATTTCGCTCGGCTGCTATTTCGTCGTTCCGGGCTTTGGCGGCGAAGGGGCTGCCGCCGTGCGCATCGTCATGCTGGCCGCGATGTGCGTGCTGATGGTACTGCGGATGAATTTCGACGGCTCGCTTCTGCCGATGTATGCCTCACTGGCGAAAATCGCCACTGCCGCTGTGGGCTGCGCCGTTGTCGCGCATGGGGTTGCGACAGCGATTTCAGGCGTTCCGGGAACCGCAGCGGCAATCCTTTCGGGTGCGCTCAGCTATTTCCTGCTGCTCAGGCTGCTGCGTGCCGTGCCGCCAAAGGACGCCGGGGGACTGATGACGATGGCCCAGCGTCTGCCCGGAAGATGGGCCTTGCTTGCAGCGCGTTTCACAATGCTTATCGCCGGAATTCGACAACAGGACCCTTTGCATTGA
- a CDS encoding glycosyltransferase family 4 protein has translation MTAPPPPSPSRSTSPLIVHVSRQFLPSRGGLEDVIFNLCRQLVTRGFRVRVVTCNQVFAEQDRLLPEREMIEGIEVVRVPWSGSTRYPLSPGVFSHLQDADLIHVHAVDFFFDALSWLRLLHRRPMVATTHGGFFHTRNHAAIKKLWFQTVSRVSVTGYRQLICCSASDHQSFSLIAGSQLVTIENGVDLSKFSGRSATVPQKRMVTIGRFSSNKRLENLIATMGALVRHDPAWHLDIIGVPFDLQEADLAQMVGAAGLDAHVGLHIGLPNEAIAALIGKASIFASASDYEGFGLVAIEAMSAGLLPVLHENDAYLQLAARHKDLVITDFTQAEQAAGALASGFDRMGQEGSGLRSRLMEEADHYSWNTVAAHYLAAYERAVPGIGR, from the coding sequence TTGACCGCGCCTCCCCCTCCGTCCCCGTCCCGTTCGACTTCGCCGCTGATTGTCCATGTCTCGCGCCAGTTCCTGCCGAGCCGCGGCGGCCTTGAGGACGTGATCTTCAATCTCTGCCGGCAGCTTGTGACGCGGGGCTTTCGGGTACGGGTGGTGACCTGCAACCAGGTCTTTGCCGAACAGGACCGTCTCCTGCCTGAACGCGAGATGATCGAGGGCATCGAGGTGGTGCGGGTCCCGTGGTCCGGTTCGACCCGCTATCCGCTGTCGCCCGGTGTCTTCTCCCATCTTCAGGATGCCGACCTGATCCACGTGCATGCGGTGGACTTTTTCTTTGACGCGCTCAGCTGGCTCCGGCTGTTGCACCGCAGGCCGATGGTTGCCACCACCCATGGCGGCTTCTTTCACACCCGGAACCATGCGGCGATCAAGAAACTGTGGTTCCAGACGGTAAGCCGGGTTTCCGTCACCGGCTATCGCCAGTTGATCTGCTGCAGCGCCTCCGATCACCAGTCTTTCAGCCTTATCGCCGGAAGCCAGCTGGTGACCATCGAAAACGGTGTCGATCTTTCGAAATTTTCCGGCCGCAGTGCCACGGTACCGCAGAAGCGCATGGTGACGATTGGCCGGTTTTCGAGCAACAAGCGGCTCGAAAACCTGATCGCCACCATGGGTGCCCTTGTCAGGCATGACCCGGCCTGGCATCTCGACATTATCGGGGTACCCTTTGATTTGCAGGAGGCGGATCTGGCGCAAATGGTCGGTGCCGCCGGTCTCGATGCGCATGTCGGACTGCATATCGGCCTGCCCAATGAAGCCATCGCAGCCCTGATCGGCAAGGCCTCGATCTTTGCCTCGGCCTCCGACTATGAAGGCTTCGGGCTGGTGGCCATCGAAGCGATGAGCGCCGGACTGCTGCCGGTTCTTCACGAAAACGATGCCTATCTGCAACTCGCCGCCCGCCACAAGGATCTGGTGATCACCGATTTCACCCAGGCGGAACAGGCCGCCGGGGCGCTCGCCTCGGGTTTCGACCGGATGGGGCAGGAGGGGTCAGGTCTCCGGTCCCGCCTGATGGAGGAGGCCGACCACTACTCCTGGAACACCGTGGCGGCGCACTATCTTGCCGCCTACGAGAGAGCCGTGCCGGGGATCGGGCGATGA
- a CDS encoding glycoside hydrolase family 2 protein, whose product MRRLSTAGARVTALSDGWTLVTSAAGLYEDPAVALRAGQAVAAPVPGTVAGALRNAGAFDPQHPVALNELDAWYFCDLSAEAPGPAILRFEGLATCAGIYLNDELLLSTESMFETYDVEVELTGRDRLAIAFRALRPHLDRAGPRARWRPRMFDHQGYRLIRTSLLGAMPGWCPSIHPVGPFRPVSILRPGAVRIRDLALHASLEGRNRGRLVLRLRAETDSPPVLACNGQTSQSVDIGEGEWQAELVLHDIRPWWPHSHGEPVLYPVSMRLGGETIDLGHTGFRSVEVDRGADGKGFGLTINGEPVFCRGAVWTTADIVTLGGTGADYLPVLERAVEAGMNMIRIGGTMAYESPAFFACCDRLGLMVWQDFMFANFDYPVKDEGFVAHVRQEAGDLLGPISAAPSLVVLCGGSEIYQQAAMLGLGKTFWAGPLTETLLAECAALLRPDVAYVPNSPFGGSMPFAPNEGVTHYYGVGAYERPLEDARRANVRFSAESLAFAQVPQQRTLDAHLAVAPVHDPRWKERVPRDRDASWDFEDTRDHYLERLYGVDPARLRREDPARYLDFSRAVTGEVSESVFAEWRRPGSNCRGGLVWTLRDLLPGPGWGVIDSTGEPKPVLYALKRAFRPVQLLLVDEGTNGLDIHVLNEKADPLRAVLEIRCLRDGQQPVVTGRRELTLDPRGAVSLAATDLFGAFFDTTYAFRFGPPAHDVTVAILSTPEGDLLAEAFHFPQGRAKAMHPARLEASLVRDAAQWSLLVEADRFAPSVSVVSPTHRAGDDWFHLAPGGRKRVPLIPRPGTDPDALPSGTLQHLGSRQIFPF is encoded by the coding sequence ATGCGCCGCCTTTCAACCGCCGGAGCCCGGGTCACCGCCTTGAGCGACGGCTGGACCCTGGTGACATCAGCCGCGGGCCTTTACGAAGACCCCGCAGTCGCCTTGCGGGCCGGTCAGGCTGTGGCTGCCCCCGTGCCCGGAACCGTGGCCGGGGCCTTGCGCAACGCAGGGGCCTTTGATCCGCAACATCCGGTGGCGCTGAACGAACTGGACGCCTGGTATTTTTGCGATCTCTCTGCCGAAGCGCCGGGGCCTGCCATCCTGCGTTTCGAGGGGCTGGCGACATGCGCCGGGATCTATCTGAATGACGAACTCCTCCTTTCCACCGAAAGCATGTTCGAGACCTATGATGTCGAGGTCGAGCTGACCGGTCGCGACCGGCTGGCAATTGCCTTTCGGGCGCTGCGCCCGCATCTCGACCGGGCAGGCCCGCGCGCCCGCTGGCGCCCCCGGATGTTCGACCATCAGGGCTACCGGCTGATCCGCACCTCGCTGCTCGGTGCCATGCCGGGCTGGTGCCCGTCGATCCATCCCGTCGGCCCCTTCCGGCCGGTTTCGATCCTGCGACCGGGCGCGGTGCGGATCCGGGATCTTGCGCTCCACGCTTCGCTGGAGGGCCGCAATAGGGGCAGGCTCGTGCTCCGCCTTCGCGCCGAAACGGACAGCCCGCCGGTGCTGGCCTGCAACGGGCAGACAAGCCAGTCCGTTGATATCGGCGAAGGGGAGTGGCAGGCGGAGCTTGTCCTTCACGACATCCGCCCCTGGTGGCCGCATAGCCATGGCGAGCCCGTTCTTTATCCGGTGTCGATGAGGCTGGGTGGGGAGACCATCGATCTTGGCCACACCGGTTTCCGCTCGGTTGAGGTTGATCGGGGCGCGGATGGCAAGGGGTTCGGCCTGACAATCAATGGCGAACCCGTCTTTTGCCGGGGCGCTGTGTGGACCACTGCCGACATCGTCACGCTTGGCGGCACCGGGGCGGATTATCTGCCGGTCCTCGAGCGTGCGGTCGAGGCCGGGATGAACATGATCCGCATCGGCGGCACCATGGCCTATGAAAGCCCGGCCTTCTTTGCCTGCTGCGACCGTCTCGGCCTGATGGTCTGGCAGGATTTCATGTTTGCCAATTTCGACTATCCGGTGAAGGACGAGGGCTTTGTCGCCCATGTCAGGCAGGAGGCAGGAGACCTCCTCGGCCCTATCAGTGCTGCCCCTTCGCTGGTGGTGCTGTGTGGCGGCAGCGAGATCTACCAGCAGGCGGCGATGCTCGGCCTCGGCAAGACCTTCTGGGCGGGGCCGCTGACCGAGACGCTGCTCGCCGAATGCGCCGCCCTCCTGCGGCCCGATGTTGCCTATGTCCCGAATTCGCCCTTTGGTGGCAGCATGCCCTTTGCGCCGAACGAGGGCGTCACCCACTATTACGGTGTCGGGGCCTATGAACGACCGCTCGAGGATGCCCGCCGGGCGAATGTCCGGTTCTCTGCGGAATCGCTGGCCTTTGCGCAGGTGCCGCAACAGCGCACGCTCGACGCCCATCTCGCCGTCGCGCCGGTCCATGATCCGCGCTGGAAGGAGCGGGTGCCCAGAGACCGCGATGCCTCCTGGGATTTCGAGGATACCCGCGACCACTATCTCGAGCGTCTTTACGGGGTGGATCCGGCGCGGCTGCGGCGGGAAGATCCGGCCCGCTATCTCGACTTTTCGCGCGCGGTAACCGGCGAAGTCTCGGAAAGTGTCTTTGCCGAATGGCGTCGTCCGGGATCGAACTGCCGGGGCGGGCTGGTCTGGACACTCAGGGATCTCTTGCCCGGCCCGGGCTGGGGCGTCATCGATTCCACCGGCGAGCCGAAGCCGGTGCTCTATGCGCTGAAACGCGCCTTCCGCCCGGTCCAGCTGTTGCTGGTCGACGAGGGCACCAACGGTCTCGATATCCATGTGCTGAACGAGAAGGCCGACCCGTTGCGCGCCGTGCTGGAGATCCGTTGCCTGCGCGATGGCCAGCAGCCTGTCGTCACCGGCAGGCGTGAACTCACCCTTGATCCGCGCGGTGCCGTCAGCCTCGCGGCAACCGATCTGTTCGGTGCCTTCTTCGATACGACCTATGCCTTCCGCTTCGGCCCGCCCGCCCATGACGTGACGGTGGCGATCCTCTCGACGCCAGAGGGCGATCTGCTGGCAGAGGCCTTCCACTTCCCGCAAGGCCGCGCGAAGGCGATGCATCCTGCCCGCCTCGAGGCGAGCCTCGTGCGCGATGCGGCCCAGTGGTCGCTGCTGGTCGAGGCCGACCGGTTCGCCCCGTCCGTGTCGGTTGTCTCGCCCACCCACAGGGCAGGCGACGACTGGTTTCACCTGGCACCGGGCGGACGAAAAAGGGTACCGCTGATCCCGCGTCCGGGCACCGATCCCGATGCCCTGCCGTCGGGCACGCTGCAGCATCTCGGCTCGCGCCAGATTTTTCCGTTCTGA